A stretch of Cyanobacterium sp. HL-69 DNA encodes these proteins:
- the hemL gene encoding glutamate-1-semialdehyde 2,1-aminomutase HemL, with amino-acid sequence MTTTSFITTKSEEIFAQAQKLMPGGVNSPVRAFKSVGGQPIVFDRVNGAYIWDVDNNKYIDYVGSWGPAICGHAHPEVLSALKEVLEKGTSFGAPCLLENVLAEMVIEAVPSIEMVRFVNSGTEACLSVLRLMRAYTKRNKIIKFEGCYHGHGDMFLVQAGSGVATLGLPDSPGVPKSVTSDTLTAPYNDLEAVKKLFEDNKGEIAGVILEAVVGNAGFVPPDAGFLEGLRVITEENDALLVFDEVMTGFRIAYGGVQEKFGVTPDLTTLGKVIGGGLPVGAYGGKKEIMSMVAPAGPMYQAGTLSGNPLAMMAGIKTLELLQKPGTYEYLEKITNQLITGLLDVARKAGHQVNGGNISGMFGMFFSDTPVHNYNDAKKADTAKFGRFHRGMLEKGVYLAPSQFEAGFTSLAHTEEDIEATIKAAAEVLKEI; translated from the coding sequence GTTACCACAACATCATTTATAACCACAAAATCAGAAGAAATCTTTGCTCAAGCTCAAAAACTGATGCCAGGGGGTGTAAACTCCCCAGTAAGAGCATTTAAATCCGTGGGTGGACAACCCATTGTATTCGATAGAGTAAACGGAGCTTATATTTGGGACGTAGATAATAATAAATATATTGATTATGTCGGCAGTTGGGGCCCTGCCATTTGTGGTCATGCCCATCCCGAAGTATTGAGCGCCCTCAAAGAAGTATTAGAAAAAGGCACCAGTTTTGGTGCCCCTTGTTTGCTCGAAAACGTCCTCGCTGAAATGGTTATCGAAGCCGTACCCAGCATTGAAATGGTGAGGTTTGTAAACTCTGGTACCGAAGCTTGTTTATCCGTATTACGCTTGATGCGCGCTTATACCAAGAGAAACAAAATTATTAAATTTGAAGGCTGTTATCATGGTCATGGAGATATGTTCCTAGTTCAAGCAGGTTCAGGGGTTGCTACCCTTGGTTTGCCTGATTCTCCGGGAGTTCCCAAAAGTGTTACTTCCGACACCCTCACAGCCCCCTATAATGACCTAGAAGCCGTTAAAAAACTATTTGAAGACAACAAAGGAGAAATTGCTGGGGTAATCCTTGAGGCGGTGGTAGGTAATGCTGGATTTGTACCCCCTGATGCTGGATTCCTCGAAGGGTTGAGAGTAATCACCGAAGAAAATGATGCTCTATTGGTATTCGATGAAGTCATGACAGGTTTCCGTATTGCCTATGGTGGAGTACAAGAAAAATTTGGCGTTACCCCTGATTTAACTACCCTTGGGAAGGTAATCGGTGGTGGTTTACCTGTGGGTGCCTATGGTGGTAAAAAAGAAATCATGTCCATGGTAGCCCCCGCAGGCCCTATGTATCAGGCTGGAACTTTATCTGGTAATCCTTTGGCTATGATGGCAGGGATTAAAACCCTCGAATTGTTACAAAAACCTGGTACCTATGAGTATTTAGAAAAAATCACCAATCAGTTAATTACTGGTTTGTTAGATGTCGCCCGTAAAGCAGGACATCAGGTAAATGGTGGTAATATTAGCGGTATGTTTGGGATGTTCTTTTCTGATACCCCTGTTCACAATTATAATGATGCTAAAAAGGCAGATACAGCTAAATTTGGACGTTTCCACCGAGGAATGCTCGAAAAAGGTGTTTATTTAGCTCCTTCTCAATTTGAAGCTGGTTTTACTTCTTTGGCTCACACGGAAGAAGACATTGAAGCCACTATCAAAGCGGCGGCAGAAGTATTAAAAGAAATTTAA
- the msbA gene encoding ATP-binding cassette, subfamily B, bacterial MsbA codes for MNQNKLLLEYALRFRWWILLSLFFGFSGALFNSIGITLIIPIVLAILDPSLLDISSFPPILSKPFSIFDSFSGNLKIALMLGTIVFIIILKNVNNMLNSLSSSWLTKRLANSIRDDLFKIVMSVDLDFFQRTKTGTLMSYLETECSRTASSINTAIGMLSISFNLLTFSAILMTLSWQLTLITGFLLFLLSRSNQVFVKRSKALGREQRRISRTYTQKLVETLGGIRLVKSVSQEDNEYQNLVDLIHEREEAALKVQYNSVFIQPLNEIGGICIILGIVIIGKLIFQEDASTLVPLLLTYLILLFRAVPLVAQIDNKRNAFANQSSSVEVIHAFLDKSDKPFLPEGDIEFSSLQKGFELKNLSFHYPGHDTLVLKDINLMIPQGKVTALVGSSGSGKSTLGDLFVRFYDPSEGEILIDGIDYREYNLKSVRDKMAIVSQDTFLFNNTVRYNVCYGMDNVSEKDLINALKQANAYDFVMDLSEQLETEIGDRGVLLSGGQKQRIAIARALLRDPQILLLDEATSALDTVSEKIVQDALNRLSKNRTTLVIAHRLSTIHDADQIVALEKGTIKEVGNHQELIAKKGYYAKLHSLQFTGIYDKLNEKLKDENITHNPW; via the coding sequence ATGAATCAGAATAAATTATTACTGGAATATGCCCTCCGTTTTCGATGGTGGATTCTACTAAGTCTTTTTTTCGGTTTTTCAGGGGCTTTGTTTAATAGTATTGGCATAACCTTAATTATACCCATAGTTCTTGCTATTCTTGATCCTAGCTTATTAGATATTAGTAGTTTTCCCCCTATTCTTAGTAAACCGTTTTCTATTTTTGACAGTTTTTCAGGTAACTTGAAAATAGCATTAATGTTAGGAACTATTGTCTTTATTATTATATTGAAAAATGTTAATAATATGTTAAATAGTTTGTCTAGTTCGTGGCTAACTAAAAGATTGGCAAATAGTATTCGAGATGATTTATTCAAAATTGTCATGTCTGTGGATTTAGATTTTTTTCAAAGGACAAAAACAGGTACTTTAATGAGTTATTTAGAGACAGAATGCAGTAGAACGGCATCGTCTATTAATACGGCCATTGGAATGTTAAGTATTTCTTTTAATTTATTAACTTTTAGTGCCATACTAATGACTCTTTCTTGGCAATTGACTTTAATTACTGGCTTTTTGCTATTTCTTTTGAGTCGTAGTAATCAAGTTTTTGTGAAGAGGTCGAAGGCATTAGGTCGTGAACAAAGAAGAATTTCGAGGACATATACCCAAAAATTAGTAGAAACTTTGGGAGGCATTAGATTAGTCAAATCGGTTAGTCAGGAAGATAATGAATATCAAAATTTAGTTGATTTAATCCATGAGCGAGAAGAAGCTGCTTTAAAGGTTCAATATAACAGCGTTTTTATTCAACCTCTTAATGAAATTGGAGGTATATGTATTATTTTGGGGATTGTTATCATCGGAAAATTAATTTTTCAGGAAGATGCTAGCACTTTAGTTCCTCTTCTTTTAACTTATTTAATATTACTATTTAGGGCTGTGCCTTTGGTTGCCCAAATCGACAATAAAAGAAATGCTTTTGCCAATCAATCGAGTAGTGTGGAAGTTATCCATGCTTTTTTGGATAAGTCTGATAAGCCATTTTTACCCGAAGGAGATATAGAATTTTCTTCTTTGCAAAAGGGTTTTGAACTTAAGAATCTCAGTTTCCATTATCCAGGTCATGATACCCTCGTTTTGAAAGATATTAATTTAATGATTCCTCAAGGTAAGGTGACGGCTTTGGTGGGTTCTTCTGGTTCTGGAAAATCAACTTTAGGGGATCTATTTGTGAGATTTTATGATCCTTCTGAGGGTGAAATTTTGATTGATGGCATAGATTATCGGGAATATAATCTTAAGAGTGTGCGGGATAAAATGGCTATTGTAAGTCAGGATACTTTCTTGTTCAATAACACGGTCCGTTACAACGTCTGTTATGGTATGGATAATGTGAGTGAGAAAGATTTGATCAATGCCTTAAAACAGGCTAATGCCTATGATTTTGTGATGGATTTATCCGAGCAATTGGAAACGGAAATAGGCGATCGCGGCGTACTACTTTCAGGGGGACAAAAACAACGAATTGCGATCGCCCGAGCCTTATTAAGAGATCCTCAAATCCTACTCCTAGACGAGGCCACCAGTGCGCTCGACACTGTTTCCGAAAAAATAGTACAAGATGCCCTGAATAGATTATCAAAAAATAGAACTACCCTTGTTATTGCCCATAGACTGTCCACCATCCATGATGCTGATCAAATCGTCGCCTTGGAAAAAGGTACCATTAAAGAAGTTGGCAACCATCAAGAGTTAATAGCCAAAAAAGGATATTATGCCAAACTACACTCCTTACAATTTACTGGTATTTACGATAAACTCAACGAAAAATTAAAAGATGAAAATATAACTCATAACCCATGGTAA
- a CDS encoding Glycosyltransferase → MNTNKHPLKISIIVSDLSTSGSGRWGGAVRPFLLGKALQRIGHQVKIFGLGFGSQTPKFSTDIPIVYVPCEYHSGIISASKELLNQIDGDILYAIKPKTTSYGLAIIKKLTSGRPLILDIDDWEMSWHGGDNWKFGFKPIKFIKEIIKEDGALRYPDHPLYLRWLEKFISYADAVTTHNTFLQKKFGGTYIPQGKDLELFNPAKFDPLTCKTKYGLEKYRVLMFPGAPRPYKGLEDLLEAMDLLQWEDLRLVIVGGSPYDDYDQYLQQKWSKWIISMEPQPFEQMPEIISCADVMVIPQRQTPETIAQFPLKLTDAMAMAKPILATRVGDIPEVLQETGYLVEPQSPEDLAQGLKTIFNDYDTAIEIGLRARERYFRYYSLEQMMFMLDKIITSLPIK, encoded by the coding sequence TTGAATACCAACAAACATCCCCTAAAAATATCCATAATAGTTAGTGATTTGTCCACCAGTGGCTCAGGCCGCTGGGGTGGTGCCGTACGCCCCTTTCTTTTGGGTAAAGCCCTACAAAGAATAGGACACCAGGTAAAAATATTTGGCTTAGGATTTGGATCACAAACCCCTAAATTTTCCACCGACATTCCCATAGTCTATGTACCCTGTGAATATCATTCAGGAATAATTAGTGCCAGTAAAGAATTACTAAATCAAATTGATGGAGATATTCTTTATGCCATTAAACCCAAAACCACCAGCTATGGTTTAGCTATTATCAAAAAACTAACTTCTGGTCGTCCTCTTATCTTAGACATAGATGACTGGGAAATGAGTTGGCATGGGGGAGATAATTGGAAATTTGGCTTTAAACCGATCAAATTTATCAAAGAAATAATCAAAGAAGATGGAGCCTTAAGGTATCCAGATCATCCCCTATATCTTCGTTGGCTCGAAAAATTCATCTCCTATGCCGATGCCGTCACCACCCACAATACATTTTTACAAAAAAAATTCGGTGGGACATATATACCCCAAGGAAAAGACCTAGAACTTTTTAATCCTGCTAAATTTGACCCCCTGACCTGTAAAACAAAATATGGACTAGAAAAATATCGAGTCTTGATGTTTCCTGGTGCTCCTCGCCCCTATAAAGGATTAGAAGACCTACTCGAAGCCATGGATTTATTACAGTGGGAAGATCTTAGATTAGTAATAGTTGGAGGTAGCCCCTATGACGATTACGATCAGTATTTACAGCAAAAATGGTCAAAATGGATTATTTCCATGGAACCCCAACCCTTTGAGCAAATGCCCGAAATTATATCCTGTGCGGACGTAATGGTAATTCCCCAAAGACAAACCCCCGAAACCATAGCCCAATTTCCCCTAAAGCTCACCGATGCTATGGCCATGGCAAAACCCATTTTAGCGACAAGGGTAGGTGATATTCCCGAAGTACTTCAAGAGACAGGTTATCTAGTTGAGCCTCAATCTCCTGAAGATTTAGCCCAAGGACTCAAAACCATTTTTAATGATTATGATACAGCTATAGAAATAGGATTGAGAGCAAGGGAGCGTTATTTTCGGTACTATAGCCTAGAACAAATGATGTTCATGCTCGATAAAATCATTACTTCTTTACCGATAAAATAA
- the gloB gene encoding hydroxyacylglutathione hydrolase GloB: MNIIRIPVLSDNYIFVLHDRTLNQAAVVDPAEAHPVLDCLESLGAKLVAIFNTHHHLDHVGGNKELLEAFPDAVVYGGEEDRGRIPRQQFFLKEGDKVEFAGKKGDVFFVPGHTKAHIAYYFAPTDKNEVGELFCGDTLFAGGCGRLFEGTPAQMVNSLSKLRSLPDNTRVWCAHEYTLSNLKFAITVDGNNLDLMNRYQEVTMARENDQPTIPTLIGLEKKTNPFMRWDSDQIKSAMGFEEPSRVFGRLRGMKDNF, translated from the coding sequence ATGAATATTATTAGAATTCCCGTTTTATCGGACAATTATATCTTTGTTTTACACGATCGCACTTTAAACCAAGCAGCAGTGGTAGACCCAGCGGAGGCTCACCCCGTTTTAGACTGTTTGGAGAGCTTAGGAGCCAAGTTAGTGGCTATTTTTAACACTCACCATCACCTAGACCATGTGGGGGGTAACAAAGAGTTATTAGAGGCATTTCCCGATGCTGTTGTTTATGGTGGAGAAGAAGATCGGGGGAGGATTCCTCGTCAACAGTTTTTCCTTAAGGAAGGAGATAAGGTGGAATTTGCTGGTAAAAAAGGAGATGTCTTTTTTGTACCCGGTCACACCAAAGCCCACATTGCCTACTATTTTGCCCCTACCGATAAAAATGAGGTGGGAGAGCTATTTTGTGGAGATACCCTCTTTGCTGGGGGCTGTGGACGTTTGTTTGAGGGTACTCCTGCCCAGATGGTTAATTCCTTAAGTAAGCTTCGCTCCTTGCCCGATAACACCAGGGTATGGTGCGCCCATGAATACACCTTGAGTAACTTAAAATTTGCTATTACAGTGGATGGTAACAATTTAGACCTTATGAATCGTTACCAAGAGGTTACAATGGCACGGGAAAATGATCAGCCCACTATTCCTACCCTTATTGGATTAGAAAAAAAGACTAATCCTTTTATGCGTTGGGATAGTGATCAGATTAAATCTGCCATGGGTTTTGAGGAACCAAGTCGGGTATTCGGTCGTTTACGGGGTATGAAAGATAATTTTTAG
- a CDS encoding Cell envelope-associated transcriptional attenuator LytR-CpsA-Psr, subfamily M → MSVSKVNYRPKKGGPKKVQPPKKGARVNWLLMGFGLSAIASLSTAIGALLALSFTQTPLNQVRLSPDEEAVFNQEETLSYSSLNVPELRRPINILVLGIKSLSTDIPDYPETNLGYHPLVNSFQGRSDSMMLLRLDPRKNEVVVLSIPRDTRTRVEGVGITKINDANAYGGASLAAESVSNLLNGVEIDRYVRINVQGVEKLIDALGGVDFYVPKDMKYTDHSQRLYIDLEEGQQQLDGQKALQLLRFRYDALGDVGRVQRQQALIRALTEQALSPKTVLRIPEILGIVRSHIDTNLGTNELIAMAAFMGQKSRSDFQMVMLPGDFNQPEEGQPSYWLPSQRGITRVAQDIFGVQPDYFYANDNSDSIEARREADPYGIAPSSVRVAIQTRDGDREIAQSVANQLIESGYNRVFISTIPYNEPTTKTRIVAQGGDPSMAARVRVALGLGEVLVESTGILGTDVTIQVGRDWTMDNEPSTIDN, encoded by the coding sequence ATGTCTGTAAGTAAAGTAAATTATCGTCCCAAGAAAGGGGGACCTAAAAAAGTACAACCCCCCAAGAAGGGGGCTAGGGTGAATTGGCTTTTAATGGGATTTGGTTTAAGTGCGATCGCCTCTTTGTCCACCGCCATAGGTGCTTTACTCGCCCTTTCTTTTACTCAAACTCCCCTCAATCAAGTTCGCCTAAGTCCGGACGAAGAAGCAGTTTTTAATCAAGAAGAAACTTTAAGTTACAGTAGCTTGAATGTTCCTGAACTGCGCAGACCCATTAATATCCTTGTATTAGGCATTAAATCTTTAAGTACCGACATCCCCGACTATCCAGAAACCAATTTAGGTTATCATCCCCTTGTCAACTCCTTCCAAGGGCGATCGGATAGCATGATGTTACTAAGACTAGATCCCCGAAAAAATGAGGTGGTTGTGTTGTCCATCCCCCGTGACACCAGAACCCGTGTGGAGGGCGTTGGCATAACCAAAATCAACGATGCCAACGCCTATGGAGGAGCATCCCTCGCCGCTGAATCCGTTAGTAATCTTCTTAACGGTGTGGAAATTGACCGTTATGTGCGCATCAATGTCCAAGGAGTTGAAAAACTCATCGATGCCCTTGGGGGGGTAGATTTCTATGTTCCCAAAGACATGAAATATACGGATCATAGTCAACGCCTTTATATTGACTTAGAAGAAGGACAACAACAGTTAGATGGTCAAAAAGCATTACAACTTTTACGATTCCGTTACGATGCCCTTGGGGATGTGGGTAGGGTACAACGACAACAAGCTCTGATCAGAGCCTTAACAGAACAGGCTTTAAGTCCTAAAACAGTCTTACGTATTCCTGAAATTTTAGGTATTGTTCGCTCCCATATCGACACTAACCTAGGTACAAATGAATTAATTGCCATGGCAGCTTTCATGGGGCAGAAAAGCAGATCCGATTTTCAGATGGTGATGTTGCCAGGAGATTTTAACCAGCCAGAAGAAGGACAGCCCAGTTATTGGTTACCTAGTCAAAGGGGTATTACAAGGGTTGCTCAGGACATTTTTGGAGTTCAACCTGATTATTTTTATGCCAATGACAATAGTGATAGTATAGAAGCGCGCCGCGAAGCGGATCCCTACGGGATCGCCCCTAGCAGTGTGAGAGTTGCCATACAAACCCGTGATGGTGACAGAGAAATTGCCCAAAGTGTTGCCAATCAGCTAATAGAATCAGGTTACAACCGAGTTTTCATCAGCACTATTCCCTACAATGAGCCTACTACCAAAACCAGGATTGTCGCCCAAGGGGGAGATCCTTCCATGGCGGCAA